The following DNA comes from Diprion similis isolate iyDipSimi1 chromosome 14, iyDipSimi1.1, whole genome shotgun sequence.
TATCATATCTACGATAGATCGCTAATAAATGTAATAACTCCAGAGTTTTAATTATTATGCGTATCCGGAATTATTAATCAACCAGTGTAACGAATTCGCAGTCGTTTGATCATCTTCTGTTATTCCAATGGTGAAAGGAAAAGGCTGAATATTTGTATTACTACGCGAGTAATAATTAGCCAATTAGCAATGTTCTAATTCTTTGCGATCTCCTTCTCTTCCCtcgattcaaataattcaaatacgTTCAAAACTCCGCGGTCCCTCGATGCTAGCACGTGGTGTTAAACGGGCTTGCGAGGATCCTTTCAAAGTTGAAGGTGTATATTCTCGGGATAATTAGGGCCGGCCTAATTGATCGGTTGGATCGTTTAAGCCTACCTCACGGCTGCCGAGTAATTACGCCGCGTCTTTTGGACCATCGCTAAGTATCGCGTTATTATTTCCACCGCGAGGGTCAGTTTCgctttcgattattattattattattatcattgaacTCACGTGAAAGCGCGTCTTCATTTTCTATTCGTAAAATGTGCAAAATACTCGGCCCAATCGcatatttatcgaacaaaTAATTGACCGAATTATAACATAGCAAAGCAATCGTGATAGTCCACCTCAATAACTTACGTCTGACGCGGattgttcattttcattagTTATTACACAATTTTGTACAACGATGTGGAAAAATAGGAACAAGAATTGCAGGGAAACATATACGAAGAACAAAGTTGTAGAGTCAAAAGTTTTTCCGGACAAGTTAGAAAATCGTAACGAAGTGGAGTTTATTATGGCTCTGGAGAAAAGTGGAGATACGAACAAGTTTAATGAGGACGAATtatgtataaatgaatatGTTAATATTTTCTGACGGACTTAGAAGACTGATAATAATGTACTTCGCGAGGAGAAACGAGAAGTTCCAACTTTATCAAATATCGAAGAACGTATGTTTAATGCAGAATTGAAAATACTATATGTTACAGTCCCACAGCAGCctttcctatatatatatatgtatatatatattacacaatgAGATCATTAACCGCACGATAAAGTGTATAACATTCGTCCTAGATCGAAGGTATCGATTCACTGTATAATATGGATGCAATTGCTTGTGCTGGAAtagtgagaagaagaaaaataatgacactaaaaaatttcaatctatgGTAGATAAACTTACACCGTCTGTCACGCAACCGTCTGTCTCGAATTAATTTCACTCTTTCGTGTGTCGAATAAGCTGTGGAAAGGAAACAGTGAATAAACAATGAGAGAAAGGACACGagtttgagaagaaaaatttttacggagAGAAGGAATTAAATTCgatatattgcaaaaaaaatttttgccagagttttatttttaatgtagGAACGACGCTCGTTGGTGGCGTCGAGATTAAGATCTCTTCAATCTCACGATCTCCGCAAACTTAATTTACTTCAATTGAACTTCGTCGTAACGCGTGGGAGATAAAAATATCTCATATAACAAACAGCGTTCGGTTACCCTCGACGTCTTGAGAccaaggtgaaaaataatataaaaataacaaagaataagttaagaaaaagaaagtttcGCAACTCGTGTTATGCATacgtgtaaaatataaataatatacgcCAAAAATGAAGTCAAATTAATTCGAATTCAGCGGTATATCGTACAAGAGCAACAATTAaaaaagagaattaaaaaaagctttaaAAGGTACCTGCAaccaataattgaaaaaaaaaaagaaaatggaaaaaaatagtctcatttttaattcttctctTCAATTGTTGATAACAATTACAGAGATTTCTTTAATTCCTTGTCTCCCAGCTCGATCCCACAATTTTCTTAATTGCTTTCTCCCGTTTTTTCACCCGCTTTTGATCGTTTCTATTCGAGGTCGCCCTGCTCGGCGTGGCAGCAACTCTGGTCGCCGGTGACCTGCCCCCAGGAAGCAACAGATACTTGCCCCCCGACCCAACAACCAAGGGGTACAACTACAACAAGCCGCCGATCCAGTTCCCGACGGTGACAAGACCCACCCCCTCGTTTCCGGTGACCAGTCGACCAACCACCGGCTTTCCGTCAGTGACCACAACCAGGCCCAGCATCCCGAACTTCTCACCTGGGCCCAGGCCCACTCCGTTCCCTGGAAACCTGGTCAGGCCCACGCCGGGACTGCCTGATTATAATGGACAGCCATCCGGGCACAATGGAAATGCATTGACGCCGAATGTGAGTCTAGGAatagataaagagagagagagagatagagagagagacatGCGTTCTGTGAAGAGGCTGGTTTAATTGCTACGATTGAATTTCGTAAGCGTTGAACGGTGCTGGAAATTCCTCTGCTTGTGGTATAATTGCCGGATTTCTTAACCTCGAAGACCGCTGATCATCCTCTTGTCTCGATTTGGCCTATTTTGGTACTTCTTCGTGCTGGTTTAATCGGTTTTTTACGTTACGTTATGGCGTTTATTGTTCTCGCGACAAAGGTTTTAAAGGCTGTCGTGAAGATGGGATGATACTCGATTATTGCGATGTCGTGATTACGGTAATGATGGTGTTTGGTTTGTATGTTTACATTTTGTA
Coding sequences within:
- the LOC124414827 gene encoding uncharacterized protein LOC124414827 → MINLVQVALLGVAATLVAGDLPPGSNRYLPPDPTTKGYNYNKPPIQFPTVTRPTPSFPVTSRPTTGFPSVTTTRPSIPNFSPGPRPTPFPGNLVRPTPGLPDYNGQPSGHNGNALTPNQEHHDHGDHHHHHHEPGMPFDFNYAVKDDSYGNDYSHNAISDGDVVRGEYRVQLPDGRLQIVQYTADWQHGFNAQVSYEGTPRYDVPRPTGTFKGY